ACAGTTGATATCATTTTGTTATGCTTGAACTTAAGGCCATCTCTGTATGTCCatcatttataaatttatgGGAACATTTATACAGATATTTACTAAAATAAATCCTCTATGCAAAGTCTGAAAACGCCCCACTTGCTAAATTGCTCATCCATGAATACAAGGAGCAAAAAGGAGCcaaagaatatcactagaccaaaGTCGAAAACAGTTGATATCATTTTGTTATGCTTGAACTTAACCAATAGGATCCTTTCCCGGATCCTTTTGGTGACGATCCTAAAGatctgttcatcgtatatcgtgcagtcagtttttgtcaaatactatttatgtttacttttaaataaaaatatttaaaatgatttccgaccgtacgatatacgatgaataaaCAAAATTCACGAATCCttggaatcctcacaaagaggatccggactCTGAACCTAAGGCCATTTCTGTACATCCatcatttataaatttatgGGAACATTTATACAGatatttactaaaaaaatcCTCTATGCAAATCTTAAAACCCCCCACTTGCTAAATTGCTCATCCATGAATACAAGGAGCAAAAAGGAGCAAAAAGGAGCCAAAGAATACAAGTGGATAAAGGGACACTACAAAAAACATCTTGCATCCACATCCTGTAGTTGTACAGAATATGCTAAGAGCTAACGTACACGTCCGATAAGGTACGGGATGACGAAAATACAACCGAGTAGCATACTATTCACAGGTGCCGCTACCCTTTCATATTTCTCCATTTGTCCTTTAGATCAACCTGGACGGACATAGTAACCCCAATCGTCTTAGACACAATATCGACTGATGAAGTAGAGACATTTCAGATGAATAGAAAAACTTGGTTATGGAATAAATTTATGTGGATAGATAAACACCGTTGAAGATATTACGAAACTTGGGGTACCTGAGTCCTCTCTTTGAATATATCAGAGTAGCTTTTCAAGATAAGGCTCCAGCTTCCTTCTCCATACCTTCGTCGAAAACGATCAAACTAATGAGACTGAGAAGCATACATACTGTTCAAACTAATATTTGAGCAAGTTGTAATGACAAGTATGAAATTTAGAGTGGTAAAAGGGAAACAAAAAGAAGGTAGAGAGAAGGGATGCGACATACTTCTGTACACCAGTCCTTAAGGTGTCTTCTTCCAATAAGCTCCATCTTTTAACTTTTCTTCTCTTACTAAATCTCGTATCCTCGTACTTCTTCAAAGGAGATACAGCAGTCCTCTTTGGGCTAGGAAGGTGAAGCATGCCCGCATCTTTCTTTGTTCCTTCTTGTGACGTATTTATTGATTCCTCCCACTGAAAATACAATTTTCAACAATGAGTGCAAATTTATAAGCAACCAGAACCGCAAAAATTGCAGAAGGGAATCAATCATAATAAAAACTGAATAAAACAGCTAAACACCAGAGAAACTAATGGATTTAGTAAAATGTTTACGAGGAATATGTCATGTTCCCCTTGccaaaaatacaaacaaatcaggacatcaataaaataaaaagaaataaacatCGTGAACATAAATACCTCGAAGGTACGGGCAGTACTATTACGTTCCACCAAGCTAGGACGAGCAACGTTATTCCGATTACTGAAAGAAGGATTTCTAAGATTGGCAGCATCAGTTTGAACAGACTCAGTGCCTCCCTGGTCAACAGGCGGATTTGGAACATCCTTTTCTATTCCACTAGATTGAGGATCATTCTGATGTCTGGATGGCAGATTTCCAACATTATCATTATTAGATTGAACAGGCTCGGCACCCTTCTCGATAGATGGATTTTCTGCACCTACATCTTTTCCATTTACATGATTTACAGATCTCATTGCCAAACTAGATCTTACGGTTTCAGACACTCGCAAGGCATCTGGAAGTGGATCTGTCACTAATTCTTGGAGCTCCGAAATACTGGATTTAAGTGCTTCTTGTGCTCTGTTAACTTCAGGGGTATCTAAGGAACCATATTTTCTATCTGATACATCTGTGCCTAAATCTTCAGCGTCCCTAATCCTAATCGGTCCTCTGGTGCGTCTATGAGCAAGGTGCTTGCGTCTAGGCATAGTAGACCTCTGACCTTCTACAAGAATTAGAAAAAAGAATCAAACAAACAGaaatattatattttgaaaCTGAAGTCTGTGCAATAACTATATTATGCAGGAGTATATTTAGCATGGCTAAAGCAGTATTCAAGATGATGAAGGTCCAGAAGGAGCATAAGAACTAAGATAATACAATACAGAGCACTCTCTCAACATCCACGCACATAAGTTAAATCTCACTAAAATTACCTTAATCTCTCTGCGTATGAAAATAAAAGTACCTTTATTAATCTCTCTGCGTATGAAAATAAAAGTACCTTTATCTTTCGTGGTATGGTCAATATTGAGACCCAGTTCCCCATTCCGACTAGGTATAGCCAAGCCTGTCTCATTCACTTGACCAGGAGCCTGATCATCTGCCGACCTGTGTACTTCTCTGTTTCTGAATCCAGAATCTATTTCAACCAAATCATTCAAAACCAAGCCCCGGCTCACAGTAGGCAGCGAGCTCCCTGCCCGAACTTCCTTCAATGGGACTGCAACCAATATAGGACCCAATTCAGACCCATTGCTAACATTATCCCCATTGACCATTTGCCCCTCATATGTACACCCATCACGTACATTAGTCCCATTCACTGGCTGCGCCTCCAATTCAGACTGACTACCCACATTAGACCCATTCGTAGTTTGTGCTTGCCTTTGAGACCCAACACTCTCATTAGTCCCATTACCAGTTTGTGCTTCTGGCTCAGACCCATCGACCACATTAGCTCTACCTCTACCCACCATTTGTGCCTCCAATTCAGAGTGACCGGCCACATTAGTCCCATTCTTAGTTTGCTCCTCCAACTGGAACCCGTTACCCACATTAGTCCCATTAACCATTTGCTCCTCCAATTCAGACTTATCACCCACACCAGTCCCATTCTCCATTTGCACCTCCATATCGGGCTGACCACCCACATTAGTCACCCTCACCACTTCAGCTTCTAACTCCGACCCACTGGGCCCCACATTTGCCTCGTCCCGCAGTTGAGCCTCCAATTCAGACCCACCACCACCGACATTAGCCCTATTCGCTATTTGAGTTTCCAATTCAGACCCATCATCACCCTCATTAGC
This window of the Malus domestica chromosome 03, GDT2T_hap1 genome carries:
- the LOC103418033 gene encoding uncharacterized protein isoform X1, whose translation is MDPDVDVSRWVIELLLRDREKDCIAKRLLAVAPFSDQDYRLKKTVLLRTIECEVYEASVSETILETLEMIEDLDIREGIATTESMKAAYCSVATECTVKFLVGFMGKPSGKYLEAVDRIWRGRVGVLERSGRSQLVSTELRHRMEDIEAGVWDLRVSKKLSRMNTRNDALRSVAVYVKEALALLGPPFITWAIRLNVPMEAADLEADHIAVVNEANVGGGSEFEGQMEKGANAGNGPELEVQMANGANAGEGCSDLEAQMANGANEGDDGSELETQIANRANVGGGGSELEAQLRDEANVGPSGSELEAEVVRVTNVGGQPDMEVQMENGTGVGDKSELEEQMVNGTNVGNGFQLEEQTKNGTNVAGHSELEAQMVGRGRANVVDGSEPEAQTGNGTNESVGSQRQAQTTNGSNVGSQSELEAQPVNGTNVRDGCTYEGQMVNGDNVSNGSELGPILVAVPLKEVRAGSSLPTVSRGLVLNDLVEIDSGFRNREVHRSADDQAPGQVNETGLAIPSRNGELGLNIDHTTKDKEGQRSTMPRRKHLAHRRTRGPIRIRDAEDLGTDVSDRKYGSLDTPEVNRAQEALKSSISELQELVTDPLPDALRVSETVRSSLAMRSVNHVNGKDVGAENPSIEKGAEPVQSNNDNVGNLPSRHQNDPQSSGIEKDVPNPPVDQGGTESVQTDAANLRNPSFSNRNNVARPSLVERNSTARTFEWEESINTSQEGTKKDAGMLHLPSPKRTAVSPLKKYEDTRFSKRRKVKRWSLLEEDTLRTGVQKYGEGSWSLILKSYSDIFKERTQVDLKDKWRNMKG
- the LOC103418033 gene encoding uncharacterized protein isoform X2, with protein sequence MDPDVDVSRWVIELLLRDREKDCIAKRLLAVAPFSDQDYRLKKTVLLRTIECEVYEASVSETILETLEMIEDLDIREGIATTESMKAAYCSVATECTVKFLVGFMGKPSGKYLEAVDRIWRGRVGVLERSGRSQLVSTELRHRMEDIEAGVWDLRVSKKLSRMNTRNDALRSVAVYVKEALALLGPPFITWAIRLNVPMEAADLEADHIAVVNEANVGGGSEFEGQMEKGANAGNGPELEVQMANGANAGEGCSDLEAQMANGANEGDDGSELETQIANRANVGGGGSELEAQLRDEANVGPSGSELEAEVVRVTNVGGQPDMEVQMENGTGVGDKSELEEQMVNGTNVGNGFQLEEQTKNGTNVAGHSELEAQMVGRGRANVVDGSEPEAQTGNGTNESVGSQRQAQTTNGSNVGSQSELEAQPVNGTNVRDGCTYEGQMVNGDNVSNGSELGPILVAVPLKEVRAGSSLPTVSRGLVLNDLVEIDSGFRNREVHRSADDQAPGQVNETGLAIPSRNGELGLNIDHTTKDKEGQRSTMPRRKHLAHRRTRGPIRIRDAEDLGTDVSDRKYGSLDTPEVNRAQEALKSSISELQELVTDPLPDALRVSETVRSSLAMRSVNHVNGKDVGAENPSIEKGAEPVQSNNDNVGNLPSRHQNDPQSSGIEKDVPNPPVDQGGTESVQTDAANLRNPSFSNRNNVARPSLVERNSTARTFEWEESINTSQEGTKKDAGMLHLPSPKRTAVSPLKKYEDTRFSKRRKVKRWSLLEEDTLRTGVQNLISLIVFDEGMEKEAGALS